The following coding sequences lie in one Arachis hypogaea cultivar Tifrunner chromosome 9, arahy.Tifrunner.gnm2.J5K5, whole genome shotgun sequence genomic window:
- the LOC112711640 gene encoding cytokinin hydroxylase yields MEFLGLPATLVALLASFCFLLILILTYAWWVSPFLTHNKLKRCGFVGPNPSFPLGNIKEMKNNKNIKSSSASTHDIHSQVFPYFSFWQKSYGKVFVYWLGTEPFLYIAEPELLKRISTEVMAKRWGKPSVFRNDRDPMFGSGLVMVEGNDWVRHRHIVAPAFNPINLKAMASVMSESTNEMISRWSSQIKIGKHEINVESEVITLAGEIIARTIFGLKDESARGIFNRLSALQMTLFNTNRYVGVPFGKYFKVKKTLKAKKLGEEIDQLLLSIIEARKASPKPKGSQNDLLCLLLQENKLTTRELVDECKTFFFGGHETTALSLTWTLLLLAMHQDWQNQLRHEIQQRLAQHNHVIDLAMLSSLTKMKWVMNEALRLYPPSPNVQRQARDDIQIDGLTVPKGTNMWIDVVAMHHDPELWGHDANEFKPERFMEDVNGGCKHKMGYLPFGFGGRMCVGRNLAFMEYKIVLTLLLSKFSFNISPTYRHSPTIMLSLRPTHGVPLIVQPL; encoded by the exons ATGGAATTTTTAGGGTTACCTGCGACTCTTGTTGCCCTATTGGCATCATTTTGCTTCCTGTTGATCTTGATACTAACATATGCATGGTGGGTTTCCCCATTTCTAACACATAACAAGCTTAAGAGATGTGGATTTGTAGGGCCAAACCCAAGTTTCCCACTTGGAAACATCAAAGAGATGAAAAACAATAAGAATATTAAATCTTCCTCAGCATCAACCCATGATATACACTCACAAGTTTTTCCCTACTTCTCTTTCTGGCAGAAATCTTATG GTAAGGTATTTGTTTATTGGCTAGGGACGGAGCCATTCTTGTACATTGCGGAGCCAGAGTTGTTGAAGAGAATTTCCACGGAGGTCATGGCCAAGAGATGGGGGAAGCCAAGTGTGTTTAGAAATGACAGAGACCCCATGTTTGGGAGTGGCTTGGTCATGGTTGAAGGCAACGATTGGGTTCGTCATCGCCACATTGTTGCACCCGCATTCAATCCCATTAATCTCAAG GCGATGGCAAGCGTGATGAGTGAGTCGACAAATGAAATGATATCTCGATGGAGCAGCCAAATTAAGATCGGAAAACACGAAATCAACGTGGAGAGTGAGGTCATAACCCTCGCCGGAGAGATCATCGCCCGAACTATCTTCGGCTTGAAAGACGAGAGCGCTAGAGGCATTTTCAACAGGCTCAGCGCCCTTCAAATGACTCTCTTCAACACCAATCGCTACGTCGGGGTTCCATTCGGCAAGTACTTCAAGGTCAAGAAAACCCTAAAGGCCAAGAAATTAGGCGAAGAAATCGACCAGCTCTTGTTGTCTATCATTGAAGCTCGCAAGGCCTCGCCCAAGCCCAAGGGTTCTCAGAACGATTTGCTGTGTTTGCTGCTCCAAGAAAATAAGCTCACGACGAGGGAGCTTGTTGATGAATGCAAGACCTTCTTTTTCGGCGGCCATGAAACCACTGCGCTTTCTCTCACCTGGACTTTGCTGCTGCTCGCTATGCATCAAGATTGGCAGAACCAATTGAGACATGAGATTCAACAACGTCTTGCTCAACACAATCACGTTATTGATCTCGCCATGCTCTCTAGCTTAACCAAg ATGAAGTGGGTGATGAATGAAGCTCTAAGGCTGTACCCTCCTTCACCAAATGTGCAAAGGCAAGCAAGAGACGACATTCAAATTGATGGTTTAACAGTGCCTAAAGGAACCAACATGTGGATTGATGTGGTGGCCATGCACCATGACCCGGAGCTATGGGGACACGATGCTAATGAGTTCAAGCCAGAGAGGTTCATGGAGGATGTGAACGGTGGATGCAAACACAAGATGGGTTACTTGCCATTTGGATTTGGAGGGAGAATGTGTGTTGGTAGGAACTTGGCATTCATGGAGTACAAGATTGTGTTAACTCTACTTCTCTCTAAGTTTAGTTTCAACATTTCTCCAACTTACCGTCACTCACCAACTATCATGCTCTCTCTAAGGCCTACCCATGGAGTCCCACTCATAGTTCAGCCCCTTTAG
- the LOC112711641 gene encoding uncharacterized protein produces MAKKFEAPETIEQCVLEAAVPGEAIRFAVTAYTLGNADREAKSDVSSMVNVGDNSGGIANEVSILWCANFEKFIRHLRHKLLVENERKRLDDGAATTLSAILDVTKTVEEKVKIEKSVPLSLESNFTEVTKTEHGRTMTIDCVRASLVQLGCPQRNFDDSYSIDLRSIVQMARNEEVESIVLKRFGSDATEYLGSCQSLTVFLRQIR; encoded by the exons ATGGCCAAG AAATTTGAAGCACCAGAGACCATAGAACAATGCGTTCTAGAAGCTGCTGTGCCTGGGGAGGCAATCAGATTTGCTGTTACAGCATATACACTGGGTAATGCTGATAGAGAAGCAAAATCAGATGTTTCCTCCATGGTAAATGTTGGAGATAATAGTG GTGGTATTGCAAACGAGGTGTCAATACTTTGGTGTGCAAATTTTGAGAAATTTATACGGCATCTTAGGCATAAG TTATTGGTCGAGAATGAAAGAAAGCGACTGGATGATGGAGCTGCAACTACCTTAAGTGCCATATTGGATGTGACTAAAACTGTTgaggaaaaagtaaaaatagagaAATCAG TTCCCCTATCACTGGAGTCCAATTTTACTGAAGTGACGAAAACTGAACACGGTCGTACTATGACCATAGATTGTGTTAGAGCTTCTCTAGTACAGTTGGGTTGTCCACAGAGGAACTTTGATGATTCATATAGTATTG ATTTGAGGAGCATTGTTCAAATGGCTAGAAATGAGGAG GTTGAGTCAATTGTCTTGAAAAGATTTGGAAGTGATGCGACAGAATATTTAGGCTCCTGTCAAAGTCTAACTGTTTTCTTGAGACAGATAAG atAG